A stretch of the Salminus brasiliensis chromosome 19, fSalBra1.hap2, whole genome shotgun sequence genome encodes the following:
- the mif gene encoding macrophage migration inhibitory factor produces the protein MPMFVVNTNVGRDKVPAALMSEITEELARAMGKPANYIAVHIVPDQLMMFGGTSHPCALCSLHSIGKIGGSQNKQYSKLLMGILEKHLGISPGRTYINFIDMDAANVAWNNSTFG, from the exons ATGCCGATGTTCGTGGTGAACACAAACGTGGGGAGAGACAAGGTTCCTGCAGCCCTGATGTCTGAGATCACAGAGGAGCTGGCCAGGGCGATGGGCAAACCGGCCAAT TACATCGCTGTGCACATCGTTCCTGATCAGTTGATGATGTTTGGGGGCACATCGCATCCCTGCGCTCTCTGCTCCCTCCACAGCATCGGAAAGATTGGAGGCTCACAGAACAAGCAGTACTCCAAACTGCTGATGGGCATCCTCGAGAAACACCTTGGCATTTCACCGGGCAG gaCCTACATAAACTTCATTGATATGGATGCAGCGAACGTAGCCTGGAACAACTCCACCTTTGGTTAA
- the selenoh gene encoding selenoprotein H, which translates to MPPRAKAGRGAKRKVDAGAEVEPEAKKDKVNEAEQDAGDLGQRVVIEHCKSURVYGRNADVVREALLAAHPDLHVVLNPQKPRRNSFEVTLVEGSKEVVLWTGIKKGPPRKLKFPDPAEVVTVLEDALKSK; encoded by the exons ATGCCTCCTCGCGCTAAAGCAG gtcgtGGGGCGAAGCGCAAGGTGGATGCTGGTGCAGAGGTGGAGCCAGAGGCAAAGAAGGATAAAGTAAATGAGGCCGAACAAGACGCAGGCGATCTTGGCCAAAGAGTGGTCATCGAACACTG taaaAGCTGACGAGTGTATGGTCGGAATGCCGACGTGGTCCGTGAGGCACTCCTGGCTGCGCATCCCGATCTGCATGTGGTGCTCAACCCCCAGAAACCTCGCCGGAACAGCTTTGAGGTCACACTAGTGGAGGGAAGCAAAG AGGTGGTCCTGTGGACTGGCATCAAGAAGGGTCCTCCCCGTAAACTGAAGTTTCCGGATCCTGCAGAGGTTGTGACTGTGCTTGAAGATGCCCTGAAGAGCAAGTAG